The following proteins come from a genomic window of Methylorubrum populi:
- a CDS encoding CAP domain-containing protein has protein sequence MPNLRLSAVATLIALTLAGCGGAPVLDAGTPTLPIILDEQAAAAAISRYRAQHGLGPVSLDRSLITAASFQAQANARAGRLSHEIAGSFDSRMASAGFGKRYASENLSAGSETFEQVLARWKASPEHNRNMLMPQLRRVGIARVDAPATRYKRFWALVMAAD, from the coding sequence ATGCCGAACCTGCGCCTTTCCGCCGTCGCGACATTGATCGCGCTCACGCTCGCCGGGTGCGGCGGGGCTCCGGTGCTCGATGCCGGGACGCCGACGCTGCCCATCATCCTCGACGAGCAGGCGGCGGCCGCAGCGATCTCCCGCTATCGGGCGCAGCACGGGCTCGGACCGGTCTCGCTCGATCGCAGCCTGATCACCGCGGCCTCGTTCCAGGCGCAGGCCAACGCACGGGCCGGTCGGCTCAGTCACGAGATCGCCGGCAGCTTCGACAGCCGCATGGCGAGCGCCGGCTTCGGCAAGCGCTACGCCTCCGAGAACCTGAGCGCGGGCTCAGAAACCTTCGAGCAGGTGCTCGCCCGCTGGAAGGCGTCGCCCGAGCACAATCGCAACATGCTGATGCCGCAGCTGCGCCGGGTCGGCATCGCCCGCGTCGATGCGCCGGCGACGCGCTACAAGCGCTTCTGGGCCCTCGTGATGGCGGCCGATTGA